The following coding sequences lie in one Corynebacterium anserum genomic window:
- a CDS encoding acyltransferase family protein, protein MSRQRVDWADSAKGLSIIGVCLMHVVTGVDGGTLTAWGHFSTLLDPLRMPLFFLVSGLFSHRVITRDLTDLWYRRLWFLLVPYLIYTPVQAAIRLDFMEELTASNLIKAIIVGDPGLWFLYTLMLYNIAAVLLRHQPPWLALLISTVPLFVGCMSGAVMEQGYRQAMMYAPIFFAGLHYRQVIFTVAAKASHVKVVVSAFVVFALWELIYRGLEFYYFQGWDEKIAGETSILALVRTFTAVPLGIIIAVWISHTPVLSTFVNFVGRNTLPIYVSHHAALTFTNTVIVPWMAEQTPGMAEALASPHVSILLGLATCVVSGAVFYFVGKTPILKWTLFPPALPRRRTHSASMVKIQG, encoded by the coding sequence GTGTCTAGACAGCGCGTTGATTGGGCAGATAGTGCCAAGGGGCTCTCCATAATCGGAGTGTGCTTGATGCATGTGGTCACAGGCGTAGATGGTGGGACATTGACCGCTTGGGGCCACTTTTCCACATTGTTGGATCCGCTGCGCATGCCACTATTTTTTCTTGTGTCTGGGCTGTTTTCCCATAGAGTGATCACGCGAGACCTGACGGATCTGTGGTACCGCCGTTTATGGTTTCTCCTTGTCCCATACCTGATTTACACACCGGTTCAAGCGGCGATCAGGTTGGACTTTATGGAGGAACTGACGGCAAGCAATCTGATTAAGGCGATCATCGTTGGGGATCCCGGATTATGGTTCCTCTATACGCTGATGTTGTACAACATCGCTGCGGTGCTCTTGCGCCATCAACCCCCGTGGTTGGCGCTCCTTATATCAACCGTGCCTCTGTTCGTAGGTTGCATGTCCGGTGCGGTGATGGAGCAGGGATACCGTCAAGCGATGATGTATGCACCGATCTTCTTTGCGGGACTACATTACCGACAGGTGATCTTCACGGTGGCTGCTAAGGCATCCCATGTGAAGGTGGTAGTGAGTGCTTTTGTGGTTTTTGCCTTGTGGGAGCTCATCTACCGGGGACTGGAGTTCTACTACTTCCAGGGTTGGGATGAGAAAATTGCAGGTGAAACTTCCATTCTAGCTTTGGTGCGAACCTTTACCGCGGTGCCGTTAGGCATCATCATTGCCGTGTGGATTTCGCACACGCCCGTGCTTTCTACTTTTGTGAATTTCGTGGGCAGAAACACCCTACCCATTTATGTGTCGCACCATGCTGCGCTGACATTTACTAACACCGTGATTGTGCCGTGGATGGCAGAGCAAACACCGGGGATGGCAGAGGCGCTGGCCAGCCCACACGTCAGTATTCTCCTGGGACTAGCTACCTGTGTGGTGTCTGGTGCTGTGTTCTATTTCGTGGGAAAAACACCGATTCTCAAGTGGACTCTCTTTCCACCGGCGCTTCCGCGGCGCCGTACCCATAGCGCGTCCATGGTGAAGATACAGGGATAG
- a CDS encoding polyadenylate-specific 3'-exoribonuclease AS, translating to MRYFYDTEFIEDGRTIDLVSIGVVAEDGREFYAVSTEFDATKAGSWVRRNVLNQLPPKSDAAWMDRDTLRRKLYEFLLPDHVPGTRLAYAERPELWAWVGAYDHVALAQLWGDMTGLPRELPRFTRELKQLWEMAGCPRLPESPNNAHDALADARFNVVKYQLSMEALRSAH from the coding sequence GTGCGTTATTTCTATGACACGGAGTTCATCGAGGACGGCCGAACTATCGATCTTGTCTCCATCGGCGTGGTGGCAGAGGATGGGCGTGAGTTTTACGCAGTGTCCACTGAGTTCGACGCCACTAAGGCAGGATCTTGGGTGCGCCGCAATGTGCTCAATCAGCTACCACCGAAGTCAGATGCAGCGTGGATGGACCGTGATACGTTGCGCCGCAAGCTTTATGAGTTCTTACTTCCAGACCATGTGCCGGGCACGCGCCTGGCTTATGCTGAACGGCCGGAGTTGTGGGCGTGGGTTGGCGCCTATGACCATGTCGCTTTAGCTCAACTTTGGGGGGATATGACGGGCCTGCCACGTGAACTGCCGCGTTTTACTCGTGAACTGAAGCAACTCTGGGAGATGGCAGGATGTCCGCGTTTGCCGGAGTCTCCGAATAACGCCCATGATGCACTCGCCGATGCCCGTTTTAATGTTGTGAAGTATCAGCTGTCCATGGAAGCGCTGCGTAGCGCACATTAA
- a CDS encoding class II 3-deoxy-7-phosphoheptulonate synthase, which translates to MAWTIDAPLDELPDLPPLPQKIAEKLDDVLSRDAKQQPSWDPEHAARVRKILESVPPIVVAPEVRRLSKQLRDVALGKAFLLQGGDCAETFESNTEPHIRGNIKTLLQMAVVLTYGASTPVVKMARIAGQYAKPRSADRDSSGLLSYRGDLVNGVEATEEARTHDPSRMVRAYANSSAAMNLVRALTSSGTADLYKLHEWNREFVSKSPAGARYEALAEEIDRGLEFMNACGVSDSQLHIADIYASHESLVMDYERSMLRLGHDEDGDDALYNLSAHQVWVGERTRGLEDAHIQFVSMIANPVGVKIGPTTTPEEAVAYVRTLDPHNQPGRLTLISRMGYDKVRTVLPNIVKAVEETGHKVIWQCDPMHGNTYTSSNGYKTRDFDRIIDEVQGFFEVHRSLGTHPGGIHVELTGEDVTEVVGGGQSITDVDLPERYATTVDPRLNTQQSLELAFLVAEMLRN; encoded by the coding sequence ATGGCTTGGACAATTGACGCCCCACTAGACGAACTCCCAGACTTGCCTCCGTTGCCGCAGAAAATCGCCGAGAAACTGGATGATGTCCTTTCTCGCGATGCCAAGCAACAGCCAAGCTGGGATCCAGAACATGCCGCCCGCGTGCGTAAAATTCTGGAATCGGTGCCACCGATCGTCGTGGCTCCGGAAGTTCGCCGCTTGAGCAAACAGTTGCGTGATGTGGCGCTCGGCAAGGCATTTCTGCTACAGGGTGGCGACTGTGCTGAGACATTTGAGTCCAACACCGAGCCACATATTCGCGGCAACATCAAAACCTTGCTTCAGATGGCGGTTGTCCTTACCTATGGCGCGTCCACGCCGGTAGTGAAGATGGCTCGCATTGCAGGTCAGTACGCGAAGCCTCGTTCTGCTGACCGCGATTCCTCCGGTTTGCTCAGCTACCGTGGTGATCTTGTTAATGGTGTAGAGGCTACCGAAGAAGCACGTACCCATGACCCATCTCGCATGGTTCGTGCCTACGCGAACTCTTCTGCGGCCATGAACCTTGTGCGTGCATTGACGAGCTCCGGAACCGCAGATCTCTACAAGCTGCATGAGTGGAACCGTGAGTTCGTGTCGAAATCTCCCGCCGGCGCTCGCTACGAGGCGTTGGCCGAAGAGATCGACCGCGGCCTGGAATTCATGAATGCGTGTGGAGTTTCCGATTCTCAGTTGCACATCGCGGATATCTATGCTTCCCATGAATCTCTTGTCATGGATTACGAGCGTTCAATGCTGCGCCTAGGCCACGATGAGGACGGCGACGATGCACTCTACAATTTGTCTGCTCACCAGGTCTGGGTCGGTGAGCGCACCCGCGGGCTGGAAGACGCACATATCCAATTCGTCTCTATGATCGCCAACCCTGTGGGAGTGAAGATTGGGCCAACCACGACGCCCGAGGAGGCAGTGGCTTATGTTCGCACGTTAGATCCGCACAATCAGCCAGGCCGCCTCACTCTGATCTCTCGCATGGGCTACGACAAAGTGCGCACTGTCCTGCCTAACATTGTCAAGGCAGTGGAAGAGACCGGCCATAAGGTCATTTGGCAGTGCGACCCTATGCACGGCAACACCTATACCTCGTCGAACGGATACAAGACGCGAGATTTCGACCGGATTATCGACGAAGTCCAAGGATTCTTCGAAGTTCACCGCTCATTGGGTACGCACCCCGGTGGCATTCACGTGGAACTCACTGGTGAGGATGTTACTGAGGTTGTTGGTGGCGGTCAGTCCATCACCGATGTGGATTTGCCGGAGCGTTACGCCACGACCGTGGATCCACGCCTGAACACTCAGCAATCTCTGGAATTGGCTTTCTTGGTTGCTGAGATGCTGCGCAACTGA
- the pknB gene encoding Stk1 family PASTA domain-containing Ser/Thr kinase, with protein sequence MSSLHPGDLVDNRYRIGARIARGGMSTVYTAVDTRLDREVAVKVMDPSLAKERTFRTRFEREARAVAKLNHPALVNVFDQGVDGELVFLVMELVVGGSLRELLKERGPMPPHAALAVMKPVLTALSVAHATGMVHRDIKPDNVLISDTHQVKLADFGLVRAISTGVNSTAATSADGTVIGTVGYLSPEQVQGKSLDQRSDVYSAGVLLFELLTGHTPFHEDTPIATAMARLHRNVPLASGEINGVPEVIDELITVATSREPDQRYADGAAFLEAVDEAARQLSLPSFRVPSPENSAVRRALAGADFGERLSWDDESMSTRAVNLESQQVTKDSPFFDRPEMTAHTQLQPEQALRPHHDRPQQDAHSPDAAYPMNPAWNVPPGQQPYPSASMHHSPAGSVVASNGLHQQTPTISNRSTGRTVVWVLIILILVALIATGSWWLTSGRYGEVPNVLGMDQATAQDTVESAGFTSTLEQRYSDDDARDAVIGTDPSFGVRTPRGSQVSVLVSLGKPTVPQPGTDDNFSSYTSRLSERTLTGVLGDEVFSEDVAKGDVATTTPPVGREVPTHSTVKVHLSKGPRPVTIPDVEGQSESRAKRTLASANLNVNSIIKEFSDRVEEGYAIGTQPGEGKEVAGGSDVTLVMSNAIKVPDVTGMNEDDARKTLREAGLSPITSDPVSDRNVDNGEVAEQSPASGELINPADNTEVEIRLSNAVRIPLVLGSKADSAKTRLEQRGLSVEIDGPADGLVYSQSPSSRTWATEGDTVRLRSF encoded by the coding sequence GTGAGTTCACTGCATCCTGGCGACCTTGTAGACAATCGCTACCGCATCGGCGCACGCATAGCCCGGGGTGGGATGTCGACGGTCTACACCGCTGTGGATACCCGCCTTGACCGCGAGGTAGCCGTTAAAGTCATGGATCCAAGCTTGGCTAAGGAGCGCACATTTCGCACCCGCTTCGAGCGAGAAGCTCGCGCTGTCGCGAAACTCAACCACCCTGCGTTGGTCAACGTATTCGATCAAGGTGTCGACGGGGAGTTAGTCTTTCTGGTGATGGAACTAGTGGTAGGTGGTTCTCTCCGGGAATTGCTTAAAGAACGCGGCCCCATGCCACCCCACGCAGCATTGGCAGTGATGAAACCAGTGCTCACAGCCTTATCTGTCGCTCACGCCACCGGGATGGTTCACCGCGACATTAAACCGGATAACGTGCTAATCAGCGATACCCACCAAGTGAAGTTGGCAGATTTTGGATTGGTGCGCGCCATCTCCACCGGGGTCAACAGTACCGCAGCGACCTCAGCTGATGGCACAGTTATCGGAACCGTAGGATACTTGTCGCCCGAGCAAGTGCAGGGAAAATCCCTAGACCAGCGCTCAGATGTTTATTCTGCCGGCGTGCTCCTCTTCGAGCTGCTCACTGGCCACACCCCTTTCCACGAAGACACCCCTATTGCCACAGCCATGGCTCGTCTTCATCGCAATGTTCCCTTGGCTTCAGGGGAAATAAACGGTGTCCCCGAAGTCATCGATGAGCTCATCACCGTAGCAACCTCCCGTGAACCGGATCAACGCTACGCTGACGGCGCAGCATTCCTGGAGGCAGTTGACGAGGCAGCACGACAGCTCAGCTTACCGTCATTTCGCGTACCCTCCCCCGAAAACTCTGCAGTACGCCGTGCATTGGCGGGAGCCGACTTTGGGGAGCGTTTGTCCTGGGATGACGAATCTATGTCTACTCGTGCAGTGAATCTCGAAAGCCAACAGGTCACCAAGGATTCACCATTCTTTGACCGGCCAGAGATGACTGCCCATACGCAGCTCCAGCCGGAACAGGCGCTGCGCCCCCATCATGACCGTCCGCAGCAGGACGCACACAGCCCCGATGCGGCATATCCCATGAATCCCGCATGGAATGTTCCACCCGGCCAACAACCATATCCCTCGGCCTCGATGCATCACAGTCCAGCGGGCTCGGTCGTGGCGTCGAACGGCCTCCACCAACAAACTCCGACGATAAGCAACCGATCAACGGGCCGCACCGTGGTCTGGGTATTGATCATCCTCATTCTCGTTGCACTGATCGCAACCGGTTCATGGTGGTTGACGAGCGGGCGTTACGGTGAAGTACCGAATGTGCTCGGTATGGATCAAGCAACCGCCCAAGATACAGTTGAATCTGCTGGTTTTACCTCAACTCTCGAGCAACGCTATTCGGACGACGATGCCCGCGATGCCGTCATAGGAACCGATCCCTCTTTTGGCGTACGAACGCCGCGTGGAAGCCAGGTATCGGTGCTCGTATCCCTCGGTAAACCAACCGTCCCCCAACCTGGAACAGATGACAACTTCTCCAGCTACACGTCGCGCCTGTCGGAACGCACACTCACCGGAGTCCTCGGCGACGAAGTATTCTCTGAGGACGTGGCAAAAGGGGATGTCGCCACAACCACCCCTCCGGTTGGCCGTGAAGTGCCCACACACTCCACAGTAAAAGTGCATCTAAGCAAAGGCCCACGGCCAGTCACCATCCCGGATGTCGAGGGCCAAAGCGAGTCCCGTGCAAAGCGCACGCTCGCATCGGCCAACCTCAACGTCAACTCAATCATTAAGGAGTTCAGCGATCGCGTCGAAGAAGGCTACGCCATCGGCACTCAACCTGGCGAGGGTAAAGAAGTAGCCGGAGGCTCCGACGTCACGTTGGTGATGAGCAACGCCATCAAGGTTCCTGACGTGACCGGGATGAACGAGGATGATGCTCGCAAGACACTACGCGAAGCGGGTCTTAGCCCGATAACCAGCGATCCCGTCTCAGACCGTAACGTGGACAACGGTGAAGTCGCGGAACAGTCACCTGCGTCTGGGGAGCTCATTAATCCTGCCGATAACACCGAAGTTGAAATCCGACTCTCAAACGCGGTGCGCATACCGCTGGTTCTCGGATCCAAAGCCGATAGCGCAAAGACGCGCCTCGAACAGCGAGGTTTGAGTGTAGAGATTGACGGGCCTGCCGATGGCCTCGTGTACAGCCAATCGCCCTCATCCCGCACATGGGCTACCGAGGGAGACACAGTTCGCCTCCGAAGCTTCTAG
- a CDS encoding Rv2175c family DNA-binding protein, whose amino-acid sequence MILEKDTGGLPAGQEVISIPDAAERMGVVVTKVMDLLNKGQILSVRVKGVRYIPERFFNDDGELNKFVPGVIALLADGGYTSEEILGYLYESDDSLPGRPVDALHGHLAREVMRRAQAMAI is encoded by the coding sequence GTGATCCTCGAAAAAGATACCGGGGGTTTACCTGCTGGCCAGGAAGTGATCTCCATTCCCGACGCCGCCGAGCGTATGGGAGTAGTGGTCACCAAGGTCATGGATTTGCTAAATAAGGGGCAGATCCTGTCCGTCCGTGTCAAGGGAGTGCGCTATATTCCAGAGCGTTTTTTCAACGATGACGGTGAGCTCAACAAGTTCGTTCCGGGCGTTATCGCACTGCTCGCTGATGGCGGATATACGTCGGAGGAGATCTTGGGGTACCTCTATGAGTCCGATGATTCCCTACCTGGACGCCCCGTCGATGCCCTACATGGGCACCTCGCCCGTGAAGTCATGCGCCGAGCTCAGGCGATGGCTATTTGA
- a CDS encoding alpha-(1->6)-mannopyranosyltransferase A yields the protein MNRWTYKLRRITWQQAYVCGLVGSIIIAITSHMCGATRTRGGIMQALGLTSLTFGHMTGIMVVIMWIGVLLLMLSWIVVGGHILRHGRSLTTKMTTAWIAPLFFAGPIMSRDLYSYLMQGTLARDGINAYEHGAAANPGPLLFEVSADWRNTTTPYGPLHLWIGDLITSVTGDNITAGLFAYKILSIASVVVMMWAVARLARHFGHRASVAVWLGVVNPLSIIHLIGGMHNENIMMALVLVGLYAGVKMGPWRGLVAGATLIAMAVSIKATAFIALPFLGWIAVARIAGRAPGGLFRETFTRVLTLCATGIAMLGITSAVVSLVTMLSGQTWGWIAEVTGNTKVINPLALPSFIASSITPLWSTFDSDITFNVVVNAVRPFSTILMMLGLIVVWWVFRTDELLALKGATLAYLVTCVFNSVTLPWYYTAALALIGVWTFDRRMIFFTAWFCLAMSMMFDGGGNNRLYSLWWVIGVCLLTFWMTRACLGYAPRRPMEKTDEWILHPQPREIQM from the coding sequence ATGAACAGGTGGACCTATAAATTACGCCGGATCACATGGCAACAAGCCTATGTCTGCGGTCTCGTAGGCTCGATCATCATTGCCATCACCTCGCACATGTGCGGCGCCACGCGTACGCGCGGCGGAATCATGCAAGCTCTAGGGCTTACATCCTTAACCTTCGGCCATATGACCGGCATCATGGTGGTGATCATGTGGATTGGCGTCCTCCTGCTGATGCTTAGCTGGATCGTCGTGGGCGGCCACATTCTGCGCCACGGGCGTTCACTCACCACGAAAATGACAACGGCGTGGATCGCACCGCTGTTTTTTGCCGGGCCGATTATGTCACGCGACTTGTACTCCTATCTCATGCAGGGAACGTTGGCACGTGACGGCATCAATGCCTACGAGCACGGGGCGGCAGCCAACCCTGGCCCTCTTCTCTTCGAGGTCTCTGCCGACTGGCGAAACACAACAACCCCGTACGGGCCGCTGCACTTGTGGATCGGCGACCTGATCACCAGCGTAACTGGAGACAACATCACCGCTGGACTGTTCGCCTACAAGATCTTATCCATCGCCTCTGTTGTAGTGATGATGTGGGCGGTCGCCCGTCTTGCTCGCCACTTCGGTCATCGTGCGTCGGTGGCCGTGTGGTTGGGGGTGGTCAACCCGCTGTCCATCATCCATCTCATCGGTGGCATGCACAACGAGAACATCATGATGGCTCTCGTACTAGTGGGTCTATATGCGGGTGTGAAGATGGGTCCATGGCGCGGCCTTGTCGCCGGTGCAACGTTGATTGCCATGGCGGTATCAATTAAAGCCACGGCGTTCATCGCACTGCCATTCCTTGGATGGATTGCTGTCGCTCGAATCGCAGGCAGAGCCCCAGGTGGTCTATTCCGTGAAACGTTCACGCGCGTGCTCACGCTCTGCGCCACTGGAATCGCCATGTTGGGGATCACCAGTGCGGTGGTCTCTCTGGTGACCATGCTTTCCGGTCAGACGTGGGGTTGGATCGCGGAGGTCACCGGCAATACCAAGGTCATCAATCCGCTTGCATTGCCTTCTTTCATTGCCTCAAGCATCACCCCGCTGTGGTCCACGTTCGACAGCGACATCACCTTTAATGTGGTGGTCAACGCTGTCCGGCCCTTCTCAACAATCCTGATGATGTTAGGGCTCATCGTTGTGTGGTGGGTTTTTCGTACGGACGAGCTGCTAGCACTCAAGGGTGCCACGTTGGCTTACCTTGTAACCTGTGTGTTCAACTCGGTGACATTACCGTGGTACTACACGGCTGCCCTGGCCCTCATCGGGGTGTGGACCTTCGACCGACGCATGATCTTCTTCACCGCATGGTTCTGCCTAGCGATGTCCATGATGTTTGACGGTGGGGGCAATAACCGGCTCTACAGCCTGTGGTGGGTTATAGGCGTTTGCTTGCTGACATTCTGGATGACCCGTGCCTGCTTGGGTTATGCGCCCCGTCGACCCATGGAGAAAACAGACGAGTGGATTCTGCATCCACAGCCCCGCGAGATCCAGATGTAG
- the crtI gene encoding phytoene desaturase family protein, with product MKQRTLRTGSEARHHLTLPRPLVPMTRALTRKKVPGTVHRVVVIGAGLSGLAAAARLRASGREVTIIEAAEQVGGRCRTETLSSTHGTFEADTGATVLTMPSLVESTVHALGQHMPPTWSPRRLSPAYHAQFASGRSINVYADETRMEEEIRIFATEKYGAGHDARRYVEGYRHHRAWAQEMFTASYENFLAADFDSALDLVSTPASSSDLLRLLSLGAFGSLAKHTRAHIKDEELERLFTFQALYAGETPSRARAVYSVISHMDTSMGVYYPAHCIGEAAEAIAGALKQAGAKLMLGTRATRLSTEGDRVVGVEIDNGDLLLADAVIATVDLPILDKLVGHIPRVSKRLLPLRWSPSAVVVHGTIPTRVTEKFTSQAHHTMSFGHAWENTFAEITAARGRGHIMSDPSLLITRPAVSAPSRIISDANGESYEPISILAPTPNLDSADIDWDNLATRYVDELLRELESRGFGQIQDSLSIARIDTPRTWHHCYGYGQGSPFSLAHSFFQTGPFRPRNMNAYGLKNLVLAGSSTTPGVGVPTVLLSGALAARRITGGGVR from the coding sequence ATGAAACAGCGGACTCTGCGCACCGGCTCCGAAGCACGCCATCACCTCACTCTTCCTCGTCCCTTGGTGCCAATGACCCGCGCGCTTACCCGTAAGAAAGTTCCCGGCACCGTTCACCGAGTAGTGGTGATAGGTGCAGGGCTGTCCGGTCTTGCTGCAGCTGCCCGTCTTCGAGCCTCCGGCAGGGAGGTCACGATTATTGAAGCTGCTGAGCAGGTAGGTGGCCGCTGCCGCACTGAAACGCTCTCCAGCACTCACGGCACATTCGAAGCGGATACAGGTGCCACCGTACTGACCATGCCGTCTCTGGTGGAATCCACAGTGCATGCGCTAGGCCAGCACATGCCTCCGACGTGGTCACCACGGCGCCTCTCCCCCGCGTACCATGCGCAATTCGCGTCAGGACGCAGCATCAACGTATATGCCGATGAGACACGCATGGAAGAGGAGATCCGTATCTTCGCCACCGAAAAGTATGGCGCTGGGCATGACGCACGCCGCTATGTGGAAGGATACCGTCACCACAGGGCGTGGGCTCAAGAGATGTTCACCGCCTCCTACGAGAACTTTCTCGCCGCAGACTTCGATTCTGCGCTGGACCTCGTCTCTACCCCGGCGTCCAGCTCAGATCTGCTACGGCTGCTCAGCCTCGGTGCTTTCGGCAGCCTAGCCAAGCACACTCGTGCACATATCAAGGATGAGGAGCTGGAAAGGCTCTTCACCTTCCAGGCACTCTATGCCGGCGAAACCCCTTCCAGAGCGCGGGCGGTTTATTCGGTGATCAGCCATATGGACACAAGCATGGGGGTATATTACCCGGCGCATTGTATCGGAGAAGCCGCAGAAGCTATTGCCGGTGCGCTAAAGCAGGCTGGTGCGAAGCTGATGCTCGGCACACGCGCCACTCGGTTGAGCACCGAAGGTGACAGAGTTGTTGGCGTCGAAATAGATAATGGTGACCTGCTTCTAGCCGATGCGGTAATCGCAACCGTCGACCTACCCATCCTCGACAAATTGGTTGGACACATCCCACGAGTTTCTAAGCGTCTGCTCCCCTTGCGATGGTCCCCCTCAGCGGTTGTCGTTCACGGAACCATCCCCACACGAGTGACGGAGAAATTCACTTCGCAGGCTCACCACACAATGAGCTTCGGCCATGCATGGGAGAACACTTTCGCAGAAATCACGGCCGCTCGAGGCCGAGGCCATATCATGAGCGATCCTTCCCTGTTGATCACCCGCCCCGCCGTGTCCGCACCAAGTCGTATCATTTCCGACGCCAACGGCGAAAGCTACGAACCCATCAGCATCCTGGCACCGACGCCGAACTTGGACTCCGCTGACATCGACTGGGACAACCTAGCAACCCGCTATGTCGACGAACTGCTCAGAGAACTAGAGTCTCGAGGTTTCGGTCAGATTCAGGACAGCCTGTCCATCGCAAGAATCGACACCCCTCGTACCTGGCACCACTGTTATGGCTATGGCCAAGGCAGCCCATTCTCACTGGCACATAGCTTTTTCCAAACGGGACCATTTAGGCCCCGAAATATGAATGCTTATGGGCTAAAGAATCTGGTCCTCGCTGGCTCCAGTACGACCCCGGGCGTGGGAGTACCAACCGTCCTGCTATCGGGGGCATTGGCAGCCCGTCGTATCACCGGAGGCGGAGTTCGATGA
- a CDS encoding polyprenyl synthetase family protein — MNSPDSQWSFTAPLSAVPEAVNACLDQYFADSSKEFGSIGSEFGQAISYLKDFILLGGKRVRPMFAWAGIRAGLEGGGGSLSVPFPDATPNPKALLSAISALEFIQACALVHDDIIDKSDTRRGNPTTHRKFEEEHRQKGWLGSPEHYGISQAILTGDLALAWADDMLLDSGLGHKALHKLRAPWRAMRTEVIAGQILDVTLENTGSESVDDSLKVIEYKTASYTVARPLHIGAAMVGADPQVVDMLRRIGHDIGLVFQLRDDQLGVFGDPVVTGKPSGDDLRTGKRTALINLALHKGTESQVKKLRDALGVVHEEPEINDLRELIIATGAEETVEDYIRIHSQRAIDTLTAAGLSDAITSELVALTTKLNDRKF; from the coding sequence ATGAATTCTCCTGATTCTCAGTGGAGCTTCACGGCTCCTCTGTCTGCTGTCCCTGAGGCCGTCAACGCATGTCTCGACCAGTATTTTGCGGACAGTTCCAAGGAGTTCGGCTCCATCGGTTCCGAGTTCGGCCAAGCTATTTCCTATCTCAAGGATTTCATTCTTCTGGGTGGCAAGCGTGTACGCCCCATGTTCGCCTGGGCTGGTATTCGCGCCGGTTTAGAGGGAGGAGGCGGCAGCCTATCGGTCCCCTTTCCCGACGCCACACCCAACCCCAAGGCACTACTTTCGGCAATCTCGGCGCTTGAATTCATTCAAGCGTGCGCCTTGGTACACGATGACATCATCGATAAATCAGACACCCGGCGCGGCAATCCCACCACGCACCGCAAATTTGAAGAGGAGCATCGCCAGAAAGGCTGGCTGGGTTCCCCTGAACACTACGGGATAAGCCAAGCGATTTTAACAGGTGACTTGGCTCTTGCCTGGGCAGATGACATGCTCCTGGATTCCGGCTTAGGGCATAAAGCTCTGCACAAGCTTCGAGCTCCTTGGCGCGCTATGCGCACTGAAGTGATTGCCGGGCAAATCCTCGACGTGACTTTGGAGAATACCGGCAGCGAAAGCGTGGATGATTCCCTCAAGGTCATCGAATATAAGACAGCCAGCTACACCGTCGCTCGCCCTTTACATATCGGCGCCGCCATGGTCGGGGCGGATCCGCAAGTGGTAGACATGTTGCGTCGGATTGGCCATGACATTGGGCTGGTCTTTCAATTGCGCGATGATCAACTAGGTGTATTCGGTGACCCAGTTGTGACCGGCAAACCTAGTGGAGATGATTTGCGCACTGGTAAACGCACGGCATTGATCAATTTGGCGTTGCACAAGGGGACAGAGAGCCAGGTCAAGAAACTGCGCGATGCTCTAGGCGTGGTTCACGAAGAACCAGAGATCAACGATCTGCGCGAGCTCATTATCGCCACCGGTGCTGAAGAAACTGTTGAGGACTACATCAGGATCCATAGCCAGCGCGCCATCGATACCCTCACTGCAGCGGGACTGAGTGACGCCATTACCTCCGAGCTTGTGGCGCTGACAACAAAGCTCAACGACAGAAAGTTCTGA